The Streptomyces aurantiacus genome includes a region encoding these proteins:
- a CDS encoding glycerol-3-phosphate dehydrogenase/oxidase, whose amino-acid sequence MTTLQSVPALGTHPAGGSAAFTVKAVGRAETREQLSKATYDLLVIGGGILGISTAWHAAQSGLRVALVDAGDFAGATSSASSKLLHGGLRYLQTGAVKLVAENHFERRAVSRQVAPHLANPLTFYLPVYKGGPHGAAKLGAGVFAYSALSAFGDGVGHLLSPAKAAQDVPELRTDNLKAVAVYGDDQMNDSRMALMTVRAAVDSGATVLNHAEVTGLRFTRGRVTGAELRDRLSGDEFGVSARLVLNATGPWVDHLRKMEDENAAPSIRLSKGAHLVLKRTSPWKAALATPIDKYRITFALPWEDMLLLGTTDEEYEGDPADVSVTEKDIAQILDEAAFSIRDKQLTRDLITYSFAGLRVLPGGPGDTSKAKRETVVTEGRGGMLSVAGGKWTTFRHIGRTVMKQLESLPGRPLGEDFEPVSALPKKLPLPGVANPRAVAHRLMVDGSAPGPRMGADTARHLATHYGSLAFDIARLASDNPELAERVHEDAPEIWAQVVYARDNEWAETADDVLRRRTTLTIRGLADDEVRGKVQALLDEK is encoded by the coding sequence ATGACCACCCTGCAGAGTGTCCCGGCTCTTGGGACGCACCCGGCGGGCGGCTCCGCCGCGTTCACCGTGAAGGCAGTGGGCCGCGCCGAGACCCGCGAGCAGTTGTCCAAGGCGACCTACGACCTCCTGGTGATCGGTGGCGGGATCCTGGGCATCTCCACCGCCTGGCATGCCGCTCAGTCGGGCCTGCGGGTGGCCCTGGTCGACGCCGGCGACTTCGCCGGCGCGACCTCCTCCGCCTCCTCCAAGCTTCTCCACGGCGGTCTGCGCTACCTGCAGACCGGCGCGGTGAAGCTGGTGGCGGAGAACCACTTCGAGCGCCGTGCGGTCTCCCGTCAGGTGGCCCCCCACCTGGCGAATCCGCTCACGTTCTACCTCCCCGTGTACAAGGGCGGGCCGCACGGCGCAGCGAAGCTGGGCGCGGGTGTGTTCGCGTACTCGGCCCTGTCGGCCTTCGGTGACGGCGTCGGCCATCTGCTGTCGCCCGCGAAGGCCGCGCAGGACGTGCCCGAGCTGCGTACGGACAATCTGAAGGCCGTGGCCGTGTACGGCGACGACCAGATGAACGACTCCCGGATGGCGCTGATGACGGTCCGCGCGGCCGTCGACTCCGGCGCCACCGTGCTGAACCACGCCGAGGTCACGGGCCTGCGCTTCACCCGGGGCCGGGTGACCGGCGCGGAGCTCAGGGACCGGCTCTCCGGCGACGAGTTCGGTGTGTCCGCCCGTCTCGTGCTGAACGCGACCGGGCCGTGGGTCGACCACCTGCGGAAGATGGAGGACGAGAACGCGGCGCCGTCCATCCGCCTGTCGAAGGGCGCGCACCTGGTTCTCAAGCGCACCTCCCCCTGGAAGGCCGCGCTGGCCACCCCGATCGACAAGTACCGCATCACCTTCGCCCTCCCCTGGGAGGACATGCTGCTGCTCGGCACGACCGACGAGGAGTACGAGGGCGACCCCGCGGACGTCTCGGTCACCGAGAAGGACATAGCGCAGATCCTGGACGAGGCCGCGTTCTCCATCCGGGACAAGCAGCTCACCCGTGACCTGATCACGTACTCCTTCGCCGGGCTGCGCGTGCTTCCGGGCGGCCCCGGCGACACGTCGAAGGCCAAGCGGGAGACGGTCGTCACCGAGGGCCGGGGCGGCATGCTGTCCGTCGCGGGCGGCAAGTGGACGACCTTCCGGCACATCGGCCGGACCGTCATGAAGCAGCTGGAGTCGCTGCCGGGCCGTCCGCTCGGCGAGGACTTCGAGCCGGTCTCCGCCCTGCCGAAGAAGCTGCCGCTGCCGGGTGTCGCCAACCCGCGCGCGGTCGCGCACCGGCTCATGGTCGACGGCTCGGCGCCCGGCCCGCGCATGGGAGCCGACACCGCCAGGCACCTGGCGACGCACTACGGCTCGCTCGCCTTCGACATCGCCCGCCTCGCGAGCGACAACCCGGAGCTGGCCGAGCGCGTGCACGAGGACGCTCCCGAGATCTGGGCGCAGGTCGTGTACGCCCGTGACAACGAGTGGGCCGAGACGGCGGACGACGTGCTGCGCCGCCGTACGACCCTGACGATCCGCGGACTCGCGGACGACGAGGTGCGGGGCAAGGTGCAGGCCCTGCTCGACGAGAAGTAG